A single Bifidobacterium scardovii JCM 12489 = DSM 13734 DNA region contains:
- the upp gene encoding uracil phosphoribosyltransferase → MELHVLNHPLVDHKLTVLRDKDTSSATFRELVTELVMLEAYEATRNLDVVDKPIETPVAPMVGKHIADPAPIIVPVLRAGLGMLDGMTKMIPTAEVGFLGMKRDEEHPTQQITYANRLPENLDGRQCFLIDPMLATGGTLASATHYLAERGAKDVTAVCIIAAPEGIEFVKKTIDPSIDFKIVVCAVDEKLNDKAYIVPGLGDAGDRLYGVID, encoded by the coding sequence ATGGAGTTACATGTTCTGAACCACCCGTTGGTGGACCACAAGCTGACCGTCCTGCGCGACAAGGACACGTCATCCGCCACATTCCGCGAGCTCGTCACCGAGCTGGTCATGTTGGAGGCCTACGAAGCGACGCGCAATCTCGATGTCGTCGACAAGCCGATCGAAACGCCGGTCGCGCCCATGGTCGGCAAGCACATCGCCGATCCGGCCCCGATCATCGTCCCCGTGCTGCGCGCCGGACTGGGCATGCTCGACGGCATGACCAAGATGATCCCCACCGCCGAGGTCGGATTCCTGGGCATGAAGCGCGACGAGGAGCACCCGACCCAGCAGATCACCTATGCGAACCGTCTGCCGGAGAACCTGGACGGCCGCCAGTGCTTCCTCATCGACCCGATGCTCGCCACCGGCGGCACGCTGGCGTCCGCCACGCATTACCTGGCCGAGCGCGGCGCGAAGGACGTCACCGCGGTGTGCATCATCGCGGCGCCGGAGGGCATCGAATTCGTCAAGAAGACCATCGATCCGTCCATCGACTTCAAGATCGTGGTCTGCGCCGTCGACGAGAAGCTCAACGACAAGGCATACATCGTGCCGGGTCTGGGCGACGCCGGCGACCGCCTGTACGGCGTGATCGACTGA
- a CDS encoding glycerophosphodiester phosphodiesterase family protein, producing MASNKFLKKILIGGALTAGAAAWAIKPRSFSDKQRNFVPSIPDVWYAHRGLHDAGSGLTAQYAVESGEYVALARRMAIKAGYGDASVSGPIAPENSLASFAAACEAGYGIELDLQLTADDQVVVVHDPDLMRVAGDPRRIADLTYDELTRIPLFPNDASGAAVASALPGSDDPESMATPLNAPSGYYQHVPLFSDVLDVVAGRAPLIVEYKFDDNSAWGPRDEELMEKGDALLQAYDGPYVVESFNPAAVHWYADHRPEVCRGQLAWGPSLEEAGLKEWAAGLLIFDWISRPDFIAYDWSGGNSPQMRLARAMGAVPVSWTVRSSDELAQCDDWFDHHIFEAFVPDR from the coding sequence ATGGCATCCAACAAATTCCTGAAAAAGATCCTGATCGGTGGCGCGCTGACCGCGGGGGCGGCCGCCTGGGCCATCAAGCCGCGTTCGTTCTCCGACAAGCAGCGCAACTTCGTGCCGTCCATTCCGGATGTCTGGTACGCGCACCGCGGCCTGCACGATGCGGGTTCCGGCCTGACCGCGCAGTATGCGGTGGAAAGCGGCGAATATGTGGCTTTGGCCCGCCGCATGGCCATCAAGGCCGGGTATGGGGACGCTTCGGTTTCCGGGCCGATCGCGCCGGAGAATTCCCTGGCGTCGTTCGCGGCCGCGTGCGAGGCCGGATACGGCATCGAGCTGGATCTGCAGCTGACCGCCGACGATCAGGTCGTGGTCGTGCATGATCCCGATCTGATGCGTGTGGCGGGAGACCCCCGCCGCATCGCGGATCTGACCTATGACGAGCTGACCCGGATCCCGCTGTTCCCCAACGATGCCTCCGGCGCGGCCGTGGCGTCGGCGCTGCCCGGTTCCGACGATCCGGAGTCGATGGCGACGCCCCTCAACGCGCCGTCCGGGTACTACCAGCATGTGCCGCTGTTCTCCGACGTGCTCGATGTCGTGGCCGGCCGCGCGCCGCTGATCGTGGAATACAAGTTCGACGACAATTCGGCGTGGGGTCCGCGCGATGAGGAGCTGATGGAGAAGGGCGACGCGCTGCTGCAGGCCTACGACGGCCCGTATGTGGTCGAGTCCTTCAACCCGGCGGCCGTGCACTGGTATGCGGATCACCGCCCCGAGGTATGCCGCGGCCAGCTGGCCTGGGGGCCGTCGCTCGAGGAGGCCGGCCTCAAGGAGTGGGCCGCCGGACTGCTGATCTTCGACTGGATCTCGCGCCCCGACTTCATCGCGTACGACTGGAGCGGCGGCAACAGCCCGCAGATGCGCCTCGCGCGTGCGATGGGCGCGGTACCGGTCTCGTGGACCGTGCGCAGCAGCGACGAGCTGGCCCAGTGTGACGATTGGTTCGACCACCACATCTTCGAGGCGTTCGTTCCGGACCGCTGA
- a CDS encoding LacI family DNA-binding transcriptional regulator gives MSTVQPQPYAQPPSRKSTLADVAAAAGVSLATASKALNRQPRVSDATRRKVLDAAQELGYITATGTSAAPGERSGSIGVITSDLVGRWSIPILLGAEDELGATSNTVLLNNARGDAQLERNGLEFFASKNVDGILIAGQETNPRPSLRNVVDVPLVYAYAPSEDPDECSVTCDNVQAGRLAVEHLISCGKRRIAIIGGNETFDAATDRLKGTMQALHDAHLEPVGPVRFNEWSEAWGRAATRLLLDQHLEFDGVVCQNDQIARGCLTILRQAGLEIPRDVAVIGHDDWQVLTLDSVPPLTSIVNPTEEIGHVAARKLLDAINGRPHHGIEYMPCRVVQRESTLPLR, from the coding sequence ATGAGCACCGTTCAGCCCCAGCCCTATGCGCAGCCACCTTCCCGCAAAAGCACGCTGGCCGACGTCGCCGCGGCCGCCGGCGTCTCACTGGCCACGGCTTCAAAGGCGCTGAACCGCCAACCCCGCGTCAGCGACGCGACGCGGCGCAAGGTGCTGGACGCCGCGCAGGAGCTCGGCTACATCACTGCTACGGGAACATCGGCCGCCCCCGGCGAGCGCAGCGGTTCGATCGGCGTCATCACCTCGGATCTGGTCGGCCGGTGGAGCATCCCGATCCTGCTTGGCGCCGAGGACGAGCTTGGCGCCACCTCGAACACCGTGCTGCTCAACAACGCGCGCGGAGACGCGCAGTTGGAACGCAACGGCTTGGAATTCTTCGCCTCGAAAAACGTCGACGGCATCCTGATCGCCGGCCAGGAGACCAATCCGCGCCCTTCGTTGCGCAATGTGGTCGACGTGCCGCTGGTGTACGCCTATGCGCCCAGCGAAGACCCCGACGAGTGCTCGGTGACCTGCGACAACGTGCAGGCCGGGCGCCTAGCCGTCGAGCACCTGATCTCCTGCGGCAAACGGCGTATCGCGATCATCGGCGGCAACGAGACCTTCGACGCGGCCACCGATCGCCTCAAAGGCACGATGCAGGCGCTGCACGACGCGCATCTGGAACCGGTCGGCCCGGTCCGCTTCAACGAATGGTCGGAAGCTTGGGGCAGGGCCGCGACCCGGCTGCTGCTCGACCAGCATCTCGAATTCGACGGCGTGGTCTGCCAGAACGATCAGATCGCGCGCGGCTGCCTGACGATTCTCAGGCAGGCCGGATTGGAGATCCCGCGCGATGTGGCGGTGATCGGCCACGACGACTGGCAGGTGCTCACGCTTGATTCCGTGCCACCGCTGACCTCGATCGTCAATCCAACCGAGGAAATCGGCCATGTCGCCGCGCGCAAGCTGTTGGACGCGATCAACGGGCGCCCTCACCACGGCATCGAATACATGCCGTGCCGCGTGGTGCAGCGCGAATCCACGCTACCGCTGCGATAA
- a CDS encoding glycoside hydrolase family 127 protein, whose amino-acid sequence MTHITITSPFWKQRRDQIVESVIPYQWGVMNDEIDTTVPDDPAGNQLSDNKSYAVANFKVAAGEIDDVFHGMVFQDSDVYKWLEEAAYALAYHPDPELKALCDRTVDLIARAQQPDGYLSTPYQIRSGIWAKRPRFSMIQQSHEMYVMGHYIEAAVAYHQVTGNEQALDIARKMADCLDANFGPEDGKIHGADGHPEIELALAKLYEETGEERYLSLARYLIDVRGQDPRFYAKQLEAMHGDNIFPDLGFYKPTYFQAAQPVRDQQTADGHAVRVGYLCTGVAHVGRLLGDQGLIDTAKRFWKNIVTRRMYITGAIGSTHVGESFTYDYDLPNDTMYGETCASVSMSMFASQMLELEPKGEYADVLEKQLFNGAIAGISLDGKQYYYVNPLESEPAGLANPDRHHVLSHRVDWFGCACCPANIARLIASVDRYIYTERDGGSTVLSHQFIANEASFDSGLTVVQESNFPWEGHIAYRVALPAEAVAPVRFGVRVPGWSLADYTLKLDGAEVNPELADGFSYFDVQPGDALEITLDVDMSVKFLRANSRVRVDAGQVAVMRGPLVYCAEEADNPGELWRYAVDADAAKAQAAFEPDLLGGVETVSVPGSREAEDSEDAPLYASADEPLAEESVTVKLVPYYSWANRTLGGMRVWLRKR is encoded by the coding sequence ATGACACATATCACCATCACTTCCCCGTTCTGGAAGCAGCGTCGCGACCAGATCGTCGAGTCGGTCATCCCCTATCAGTGGGGCGTGATGAACGACGAGATCGATACCACGGTCCCGGATGACCCGGCCGGCAACCAGCTGTCCGATAACAAGAGCTATGCGGTCGCCAATTTCAAGGTCGCGGCCGGCGAGATCGACGACGTATTCCACGGCATGGTCTTCCAGGACTCCGACGTCTACAAGTGGCTGGAGGAGGCCGCCTATGCGCTGGCCTACCATCCCGACCCAGAGCTCAAGGCGCTGTGCGACCGTACGGTCGATCTGATCGCCCGCGCCCAGCAGCCGGACGGCTATCTGAGCACCCCGTACCAGATTCGCTCCGGCATCTGGGCGAAGCGCCCGCGCTTCAGCATGATCCAGCAGAGCCATGAGATGTACGTCATGGGCCATTACATCGAGGCCGCCGTCGCCTACCATCAGGTGACCGGCAATGAGCAGGCCCTTGATATCGCCCGAAAGATGGCCGACTGTCTGGACGCCAACTTCGGTCCCGAGGACGGCAAGATCCACGGCGCCGACGGTCACCCCGAAATCGAGCTCGCCCTTGCCAAACTGTATGAGGAGACCGGCGAGGAACGGTACTTGTCGCTTGCCCGGTACCTCATCGACGTGCGCGGCCAGGACCCTCGGTTCTATGCCAAGCAGCTCGAGGCCATGCACGGCGACAACATCTTCCCCGACCTCGGCTTCTACAAGCCCACCTATTTCCAAGCCGCCCAGCCCGTGCGCGACCAGCAGACCGCGGACGGCCACGCCGTGCGCGTCGGCTATCTGTGCACCGGCGTGGCGCATGTGGGCCGGCTGCTCGGTGACCAGGGGCTGATCGACACGGCCAAGCGTTTCTGGAAGAACATCGTCACCCGCCGCATGTACATCACCGGCGCCATCGGATCCACGCATGTCGGCGAGTCGTTCACCTACGACTACGATCTGCCGAACGACACGATGTACGGCGAAACCTGCGCATCCGTGTCCATGAGCATGTTCGCGAGCCAGATGCTTGAGCTGGAGCCGAAGGGCGAGTACGCCGACGTGCTGGAGAAGCAGCTGTTCAACGGCGCGATCGCGGGCATCTCGCTCGACGGCAAGCAGTACTACTACGTGAACCCGCTCGAATCGGAGCCGGCCGGTCTGGCCAACCCCGACCGCCACCATGTGCTGTCTCACCGCGTCGACTGGTTCGGCTGCGCCTGCTGCCCGGCCAACATCGCGCGCCTGATCGCCTCCGTCGACCGCTACATCTACACCGAGCGCGACGGCGGGAGCACCGTGCTCAGCCACCAGTTCATCGCCAACGAGGCGTCGTTCGATTCCGGGCTGACCGTGGTGCAGGAGTCGAACTTCCCGTGGGAGGGCCATATCGCCTACCGCGTTGCCCTGCCGGCCGAAGCCGTTGCTCCGGTGCGGTTCGGCGTGCGCGTGCCGGGCTGGTCGCTCGCCGACTACACGCTGAAGCTCGACGGCGCGGAGGTGAATCCGGAACTGGCCGATGGATTCTCCTACTTCGACGTGCAGCCCGGCGACGCGCTGGAGATCACGCTCGATGTGGATATGTCGGTCAAGTTCCTGCGCGCCAACAGCCGCGTGCGCGTCGACGCCGGCCAGGTGGCCGTGATGCGCGGGCCTCTGGTCTACTGCGCCGAGGAAGCCGACAACCCGGGTGAGCTGTGGCGCTATGCGGTCGATGCCGATGCCGCCAAGGCGCAGGCCGCATTCGAACCCGATCTGCTGGGTGGCGTGGAGACCGTAAGCGTGCCCGGCTCGCGCGAAGCCGAGGACTCCGAAGACGCGCCGCTGTATGCGTCCGCCGACGAGCCGCTCGCCGAGGAATCCGTCACGGTGAAGCTGGTGCCGTACTACTCGTGGGCCAATCGTACCCTGGGCGGCATGCGCGTGTGGCTGCGCAAGCGCTGA